A stretch of Perognathus longimembris pacificus isolate PPM17 chromosome 1, ASM2315922v1, whole genome shotgun sequence DNA encodes these proteins:
- the LOC125363513 gene encoding olfactory receptor 9K2, whose translation MGDRETSNHSEMTGFVLIGFRVGSELHLLLFLLFVLIYAMILLGNVGMMTLILSDPRLNTPMYFFLGNLSFIDLFYSSVIAPKAITNFWSKSKSISFAGCVAQLFLFALFIVTEGFLLAAMAYDRFIAICNPLLYSVQMSTRLCARLVAGSYFCGCISSVLQTSMTFSLSFCASRAIDHFYCDTRPLQRLSCSDLFVSKVVSFSLSGLIILPTIFVIVVSYMYIVSTVLKMRSTEGRKKAFSTCSSHLGVVGVLYGAVFFMYLTPDRYPELSKVASLCYSLVTPMLNPLIYSLRNKDVKEAIRKLLEKKKMIL comes from the coding sequence ATGGGTGACAGGGAAACAAGTAATCACTCAGAAATGACTGGCTTCGTTCTCATAGGCTTCAGGGTTGGCTCTGAGCtccaccttctcctcttcctgctctttgTGCTTATCTATGCCATGATCCTCTTGGGGAATGTTGGAATGATGACTCTTATTCTGAGCGACCCCCGTCTGAACACACCCATGTATTTCTTCCTAGGCAACCTCTCCTTTATTGACCTCTTCTATTCTTCTGTCATTGCACCCAAGGCAATAACCAATTTTTGGTCCAAGAGCAAGTCCATCTCCTTTGCAGGCTGTGTGGCCCAGCTGTTTCTCTTTGCACTCTTCATTGTGACCGAGGGATTCCTCCTGGCGGCTATGGCGTACGACCGCTTCATCGCCATCTGCAACCCACTCCTCTATTCCGTCCAGATGTCCACGCGTCTCTGTGCACGGCTGGTGGCGGGCTCCTATTTCTGTGGCTGCATCAGCTCTGTTCTTCAGACCAGCATGACATTCAGTTTATCCTTTTGTGCTTCTCGGGCCATTGATCATTTTTACTGTGATACTCGCCCCCTGCAGAGATTATCTTGTTCGGACCTCTTTGTCTCTAAAGTGGTCTCGTTTTCCCTCTCCGGCCTCATTATTTTGCCTACTATTTTTGTGATTGTTGTCTCTTACATGTACATCGTGTCCACGGTTCTGAAGATGCGCTCCACGGAGGGGCGTAAGAAAGCCTTCTCTACCTGCAGCTCTCACCTGGGGGTGGTGGGCGTGCTGTACGGCGCTGTCTTCTTCATGTATCTCACACCTGACAGGTACCCTGAACTCAGCAAAGTAGCCTCCCTGTGTTACTCTCTTGTCACGCCGATGCTCAACCCTCTGATTTACTCTCTAAGAAACAAAGACGTCAAGGAAGCTATCAGAAAACTGTtagagaagaagaagatgatTCTTTGA